The nucleotide sequence AACCAGACAGCGCCCGGCCGCCGGCCGCAGGAAGCCCATGAGGATGTTGATGAGTGTGGTTTTGCCCACGCCGTTTTTGCCGAGCAGGCCCACCACCCGGCCGCGCCCCACGTCGAGATCGAGGCCCTTGTGGATGACCCGGCCGTCGTAACTGTGGCGCAAGCCGCGAATTTCGATGACTTGTTCCTGCATGGCGTCTCCGTGTCGAGAGCGATAATCAATTTCATTTTGGTCGTCAAACGAAATTGCTTGCTACGGCGTAGCGCCTTGTTGCGGTTGCGTCCGTGAACCGGAGCAGGCCGTATTCCCGGGCCGGAAGAGTCGCAATCTCTGTCGTCAGGGTTGCCAGGAAGGCCGGGGCATGGAAGAAATCGAAGAAGCGGAGAAGGGGCGGCTCTGGGGTCTGGCTGGGACAACGACCGGAAAAAGACAATGCGGGGGGCGGCATGGGCAGGCAAAGTGCGCGGGGTCGGGAGTGTGTGGTTCGGCTTGGGCGGCTGACGGAGCGGACACTATGGGCGGTTCTGGCCTGCCTGGCTTTGGCTGTCTGGCCGGCCCTGGCCGACGAGTCGTGCCCCCTGGGGCCGACCGCATCCTATACGGCCTCGCAGCCCGGAGCCACGGGGCGTTTTGCGCTGTTTTCCGACGTCCACTTTTCGCCCTTTGCCGATCCTTCCCTGGTGCGCGAATTGGCCGGCTCGCCCGTGGAGTGGTGGCGGGCCATCCTGGCCCGGTCCAAGCCGGGGCTGTCGCCCTACGGCCAGGACACCAACAACGCCCTGTTCCAGTCGTTTTTGGACGACATGGCCGCCAGGAATCCGCGCCCGGACTTCATCCTTTTCCCGGGCGACCTCTTGTGCCACGATTTCTGGACGCTGTATCCCAAGCTCTCCAAGGACACGACCCAGGCCGGGCTGGAGGCGTTTATTCAAAAGACCGTGGCCTATTTCTTCGGCGAAGTGGCCCGGCGTTTTCCGGGCGTGCCGGTCTACGCGGCCCTTGGCAACAACGACAGCGTGGAGGGCGACTACCGCATCGCGGCCCACAGCCCCTACCTTTCCCTGACCGTCCAGGCTCTGGCCGCCTTGCTGCCGAACGAATCGGCCCGGGCCGATTTCGGGGCCACCTATCCCCAGTACGGCTGTTACGCCGTGACCCTGGCCGAGGCCGGCGGCGTGCGGCTGGTGGTGATCAACAATGTTTTCCTGTCCGTAAAGCACCCGGACGCGGCCCTGGGCGACCCGGTGCTGGCCTTCCTGGAGCGCGAGCTGGTCGGGGCCAAGGCGCGCGGGGAAAAGGTCTGGCTCATGGCCCACATTCCGCCCGGCGACGACAGCATGGCCAGCGGCGCGGCTTTGGCGCGCAAGGATGAGGACCGCTACAAAGGGTTCCTGCGCGAGGAGCAAAACGACGCCTACGCCAAACTGCTGGCCGCCT is from Solidesulfovibrio magneticus RS-1 and encodes:
- a CDS encoding metallophosphoesterase; this encodes MVRLGRLTERTLWAVLACLALAVWPALADESCPLGPTASYTASQPGATGRFALFSDVHFSPFADPSLVRELAGSPVEWWRAILARSKPGLSPYGQDTNNALFQSFLDDMAARNPRPDFILFPGDLLCHDFWTLYPKLSKDTTQAGLEAFIQKTVAYFFGEVARRFPGVPVYAALGNNDSVEGDYRIAAHSPYLSLTVQALAALLPNESARADFGATYPQYGCYAVTLAEAGGVRLVVINNVFLSVKHPDAALGDPVLAFLERELVGAKARGEKVWLMAHIPPGDDSMASGAALARKDEDRYKGFLREEQNDAYAKLLAAYAPTVVKAAFAGHVHRDDFRIWKTSSGEPAGGMGLAPSISPITGNNPGYQCHTYDRATLELLDVTTYFLDLAKPGTGWREEYVWSAAYGRGLRAPADWQATYLDLGQCPARREAFAAHFDLGSPHMEVTETSFPAFWRAIASPTRTVWEAWSAPTPLAPWPLAGPGGQPSPAATACPGGS